Proteins encoded in a region of the Mycolicibacterium duvalii genome:
- a CDS encoding segregation/condensation protein A: protein MSEKATPEQPTDAPQTGFQVRLSNFEGPFDLLLQLIFAHRMDVTEVALHQVTDEFIAYTKQIGSQLGLDETTSFLVVAATLLDLKAARLLPAGEVHDEDDLALLEVRDLLFARLLQYRAFKHVAVMFGELEAAALRSYPRAVSLEDRYSELLPEVMLGVDAERFAQIAAAAFTPRPVPTVGTDHLHQVAVSVPEQAEKLLGLLERRGIGQWASFSELVADCAAPMEIVGRFLALLELFRTRAVAFEQPEALGVLQISWTGERPSSQQLATADAE from the coding sequence GTGAGCGAGAAAGCCACCCCCGAGCAGCCCACCGACGCGCCGCAGACCGGCTTCCAAGTGCGGTTGAGCAATTTCGAGGGCCCGTTCGACCTGCTGCTGCAGCTGATCTTCGCCCACCGGATGGACGTGACCGAGGTGGCACTGCATCAGGTGACCGACGAGTTCATCGCCTACACCAAGCAGATCGGCTCGCAGCTGGGCCTCGATGAGACCACCTCGTTTTTGGTGGTCGCGGCCACCCTGCTGGATCTGAAGGCCGCGCGACTGCTGCCCGCCGGCGAGGTGCACGACGAGGACGACCTGGCCCTGCTGGAGGTCCGCGATCTGCTGTTCGCGCGGCTGCTGCAGTACCGCGCGTTCAAGCACGTCGCGGTGATGTTCGGTGAGCTCGAAGCCGCGGCGCTGCGCAGCTACCCGCGTGCGGTGTCCCTGGAGGACCGCTACTCCGAACTGCTGCCCGAGGTGATGCTCGGTGTGGACGCCGAGCGGTTCGCCCAGATCGCCGCCGCGGCGTTCACCCCGCGCCCGGTGCCGACGGTGGGCACCGACCACCTTCATCAGGTCGCGGTCTCGGTGCCCGAGCAGGCCGAGAAACTGCTCGGCCTGCTCGAGCGGCGCGGCATCGGGCAGTGGGCGTCGTTCTCGGAATTGGTCGCCGACTGTGCGGCCCCGATGGAGATCGTCGGCCGGTTCCTGGCGCTGCTCGAACTGTTCCGCACCCGGGCGGTAGCATTCGAGCAACCAGAAGCACTTGGTGTGCTCCAGATTTCGTGGACCGGTGAGCGGCCCAGCAGCCAACAGTTGGCGACCGCGGACGCGGAATAG
- the xerD gene encoding site-specific tyrosine recombinase XerD: MTSTSVPLALDTQLQGYLDHLAIERGVAANTLSSYRRDLRRYAEHLRARGVDDLAVVTETDVSDFLVMLRQGDADNGVVPLSAVSAARALIAVRGLHRFAAAEGIAALDVAREVKPPTPSRRLPKSLSIDEVLALLDAAGGDSEADGPLTLRNRALLELLYSTGARISEAVGLDVDDVDTHARSVLLRGKGGKQRLIPIGRPAVAALDAYLVRGRPDLARRGRGTPAIFLNARGGRLSRQSAWQVLQDAAERAGITATVSPHVLRHSFATHLLDGGADVRVVQELLGHASVTTTQIYTMVTVSALREVWAGAHPRAR; encoded by the coding sequence GAGTTCCTATCGCCGTGACCTGCGCCGCTACGCCGAGCATCTGCGCGCCCGCGGTGTCGACGACCTGGCCGTGGTGACCGAGACCGACGTCAGCGACTTCCTGGTCATGCTGCGCCAAGGGGACGCGGACAACGGCGTGGTGCCGCTATCGGCGGTGTCGGCGGCACGGGCGTTGATCGCGGTTCGCGGCCTGCACCGCTTCGCCGCGGCCGAAGGAATCGCCGCGTTGGACGTCGCGCGGGAGGTCAAGCCGCCCACGCCAAGCCGGCGTCTGCCGAAGAGCCTGAGCATCGACGAGGTGCTCGCCCTGCTCGACGCCGCCGGCGGGGACAGTGAGGCCGACGGACCGCTGACCCTGCGCAACCGGGCGCTGCTGGAACTGCTGTATTCGACCGGGGCGCGCATCTCCGAGGCCGTCGGCCTGGACGTCGACGACGTCGACACGCACGCCCGCTCGGTGCTGCTGCGCGGCAAGGGCGGCAAGCAGCGGCTGATCCCGATCGGCCGCCCCGCGGTGGCCGCACTGGATGCCTATCTGGTCCGCGGCCGTCCCGACCTGGCCCGGCGCGGCCGGGGCACTCCGGCGATCTTCCTCAACGCCCGCGGCGGCCGGCTGTCGCGCCAGAGTGCCTGGCAGGTGCTACAGGACGCGGCCGAACGCGCCGGCATCACCGCCACCGTCTCCCCGCACGTGCTGCGCCACTCGTTCGCGACCCATCTGCTCGACGGGGGCGCCGATGTGCGCGTCGTACAGGAGCTGCTGGGCCACGCGTCGGTGACCACCACGCAGATCTACACCATGGTCACCGTCAGCGCGCTGCGCGAAGTGTGGGCCGGCGCGCACCCGCGGGCCCGCTAA
- a CDS encoding pseudouridine synthase has product MTDDDGVRLQKVLSQAGIASRRVAEKMIRDGRVEVDGKIVTELGTRVDPQQVQIRVDGARIALDDSLVYLAINKPRGMHSTMSDDRGRPCVGELVEHRVRGNKNLFHVGRLDADTEGLLLLTNDGELAHRLMHPSFEVPKTYLATVAGSVPRGLGRTLRAGVELDDGPVTVDDFAVVDAVAGKSLVKVTLHEGRKHIVRRLLAHVGFPVQELVRTDIGPVALGDQRPGSIRVLTQKEIGELYKVVGL; this is encoded by the coding sequence ATGACCGACGATGACGGGGTGCGCCTGCAGAAAGTGTTGTCGCAGGCGGGAATTGCGTCTCGGCGGGTCGCCGAGAAGATGATCCGCGACGGACGGGTCGAGGTGGACGGGAAGATCGTCACCGAGCTGGGCACCCGGGTGGACCCGCAGCAGGTCCAGATCCGCGTCGACGGTGCGCGCATCGCGCTCGACGACTCGTTGGTGTACCTGGCGATCAACAAACCGCGGGGCATGCACTCGACGATGTCCGACGACCGCGGCCGGCCCTGCGTGGGCGAACTGGTCGAACACCGAGTCCGCGGGAACAAGAACCTGTTTCACGTCGGACGGCTGGACGCCGACACCGAGGGCCTGCTGCTGCTGACCAACGACGGCGAGCTGGCGCATCGATTGATGCACCCGTCGTTCGAGGTGCCCAAGACCTATCTGGCCACCGTGGCCGGTTCGGTGCCGCGCGGGCTCGGCCGCACTCTGCGCGCCGGGGTCGAACTCGACGACGGCCCGGTCACCGTCGACGATTTCGCCGTCGTCGACGCCGTGGCCGGCAAGTCCCTGGTGAAGGTCACCCTGCACGAGGGACGCAAGCACATCGTGCGACGGCTGCTGGCCCATGTCGGGTTCCCGGTTCAGGAGCTGGTGCGCACCGACATCGGCCCCGTGGCGCTCGGTGACCAGCGTCCGGGCAGCATCCGGGTGCTGACACAGAAGGAAATCGGGGAACTGTACAAGGTGGTAGGACTGTGA
- the cmk gene encoding (d)CMP kinase, with protein MNRALVVAIDGPAGTGKSTVARGLATALGASYLDTGAMYRIVTLGVLRGGVDLTDPDAVARAAAEVEVAVGHDPAQDKCYLGGEDVSAEIRGDAVTAAVSAVSAVPEVRRRLVALQRELAGAEGCVVVEGRDIGTVVLPDAEVKIFLTASAEERARRRNAQNISNGLPDAYDAVLADVRRRDHLDSTRAVSPLRAADDAVVVDTSDMSQAEVIAHLTGLVEQKAGAAR; from the coding sequence GTGAACCGAGCCCTGGTGGTGGCCATCGACGGACCGGCGGGTACGGGAAAGTCCACCGTGGCAAGGGGTTTGGCTACCGCGCTGGGTGCGAGCTATCTCGACACCGGAGCGATGTACCGGATCGTGACCCTCGGGGTGTTGCGTGGCGGTGTCGACCTCACCGACCCGGACGCCGTCGCGCGGGCCGCCGCCGAGGTCGAGGTGGCGGTGGGTCATGACCCGGCGCAGGACAAGTGTTATCTCGGTGGCGAGGACGTCTCGGCGGAGATCCGCGGCGACGCCGTCACCGCGGCGGTCTCGGCGGTCTCGGCGGTGCCCGAGGTGCGCCGCCGGCTGGTGGCGCTGCAGCGTGAGCTGGCCGGGGCCGAGGGTTGTGTGGTGGTCGAAGGACGGGACATCGGCACCGTCGTGTTGCCCGATGCCGAGGTGAAGATCTTCTTGACGGCCTCGGCGGAGGAGCGGGCCCGGCGGCGCAACGCGCAGAACATCAGCAACGGGTTGCCCGACGCCTACGACGCGGTGCTGGCCGACGTCCGACGGCGGGACCACCTGGATTCCACCCGCGCGGTGTCGCCGCTGCGTGCGGCCGACGACGCGGTGGTCGTCGACACCAGCGACATGAGCCAGGCCGAGGTGATCGCCCATCTGACCGGGCTGGTCGAACAGAAGGCAGGTGCAGCGCGATGA
- a CDS encoding O-methyltransferase, with amino-acid sequence MRLPGWRWLRLAAGMPSFVRTGQIGDGREAACAAYVESHAARGDIADVLATIDRFAYQEAMLVNIGDEKGRLLDAAVRRAAPTLALELGTYCGYSALRIAAAAPAAQVVSVEFSAANAEVARRIWAHAGVDDRVSCVVGTIGDGGTTLDALARDHGVRPGAVDLVFIDHDKKAYLSDLRAILDRGWLHAGTIVVADNVRFPGAPDYRTFMREQQGALFDTVEHKTHVEYQSLLPDLVLESQYLAGR; translated from the coding sequence ATGAGATTGCCGGGTTGGCGGTGGCTGCGGCTGGCCGCGGGCATGCCGTCCTTCGTCCGCACCGGGCAGATCGGCGACGGCCGGGAGGCCGCCTGCGCCGCCTACGTCGAATCCCACGCGGCGCGCGGCGACATCGCCGACGTGCTCGCCACCATCGACCGGTTCGCCTATCAGGAGGCCATGCTGGTCAACATCGGCGACGAGAAGGGCCGACTGCTCGACGCCGCGGTGCGTCGCGCCGCCCCCACACTGGCGCTGGAGCTGGGCACCTATTGCGGGTACAGCGCGCTGCGCATCGCCGCCGCCGCACCCGCCGCGCAGGTGGTCTCGGTGGAGTTCTCCGCCGCCAACGCCGAGGTGGCCCGGCGGATCTGGGCCCACGCCGGCGTCGACGACCGGGTCAGCTGCGTCGTGGGCACGATCGGCGACGGCGGGACCACCCTCGACGCGCTGGCCCGTGATCACGGCGTCCGGCCGGGTGCCGTGGACCTGGTGTTCATCGACCACGACAAGAAGGCCTATCTGTCGGATCTGCGCGCGATCCTGGACCGGGGCTGGTTGCACGCCGGCACGATCGTCGTCGCCGACAACGTCCGCTTTCCCGGCGCACCCGACTACCGCACCTTCATGCGGGAGCAGCAGGGCGCGCTGTTCGACACCGTCGAGCACAAGACCCACGTGGAATACCAGTCGCTGCTGCCCGATCTGGTGTTGGAGTCGCAATACCTCGCCGGGCGTTAG
- a CDS encoding ParA family protein — MTDDTGSDDTAPAPGLTGRIPREIPEPPTRTTHGPAKVIAMCNQKGGVGKTTSTINLGASLAEYGRRVLLVDLDPQGALSAGLGVPHYELDNTVYNLLVEPRVSIDQVLLTTRVPGLDLVPSNIDLSAAEIQLVNEVGREQSLARALYPVLDRYDYVLIDCQPSLGLLTVNGLACSDGVIIPTECEYFSLRGLALLTDTVDKVHDRLNPKLEISGILITRYDPRTVNSREVMSRVVERFGDLVFDTVVTRTVRFPETSVAGEPITTWAPKSAGAQAYRALAREVIHRFGA, encoded by the coding sequence ATGACCGACGACACGGGCAGCGACGACACCGCCCCGGCCCCGGGTCTGACCGGCCGGATCCCGCGCGAAATCCCCGAGCCGCCGACCCGCACCACCCACGGTCCGGCCAAGGTCATCGCCATGTGCAACCAGAAGGGCGGGGTCGGCAAGACCACGTCGACGATCAACCTGGGCGCCAGCCTGGCCGAGTACGGCCGCCGGGTACTGCTGGTCGACCTGGATCCGCAGGGCGCGCTGTCGGCCGGGCTGGGTGTGCCGCACTACGAGCTCGACAACACCGTCTACAACCTGCTCGTCGAACCCCGCGTCTCGATCGACCAGGTGCTGTTGACCACCCGGGTGCCGGGGCTGGATCTGGTGCCCAGCAACATCGACCTGTCAGCTGCCGAGATCCAATTGGTCAACGAGGTCGGCCGCGAGCAGTCGCTGGCCAGGGCGCTGTATCCGGTGCTGGACCGCTACGACTACGTGCTGATCGACTGCCAGCCGTCGTTGGGTCTGCTCACCGTCAACGGGCTCGCGTGCAGCGACGGTGTGATCATTCCCACCGAATGCGAGTACTTCTCGCTGCGCGGGCTTGCGCTGTTGACCGACACCGTCGACAAGGTGCACGACCGGCTGAACCCGAAGCTGGAGATCAGCGGGATCCTGATAACCCGGTACGACCCGCGCACCGTGAACTCCCGTGAAGTGATGTCCCGGGTGGTCGAGCGCTTCGGCGACCTGGTGTTCGACACCGTCGTCACCCGCACCGTGCGCTTCCCCGAGACCAGCGTGGCCGGCGAGCCCATCACCACGTGGGCGCCGAAATCCGCTGGTGCGCAAGCTTATCGGGCGTTGGCGCGCGAGGTCATCCACCGGTTCGGCGCGTGA
- the der gene encoding ribosome biogenesis GTPase Der, with protein MTDDADGTWVDESDWELGAEQVADAVEEASAPPPVVAVVGRPNVGKSTLVNRILGRREAVVQDVPGVTRDRVSYDASWSGRRFVVQDTGGWEPDAKGLQQLVAEQASVAMRTADAVIFVVDNVTGATTADEAAAKILQRSGKPVFLAANKVDNERGEADAASLWSLGLGQPHPISAMHGRGVADLLDNVLEALPAVSEVAGGSGGPRRVALVGKPNVGKSSLLNRLSGDERSVVHDVAGTTVDPVDSLIEMEGRLWRFVDTAGLRRKVGQASGHEFYASVRTHSAIDSAEVAIVLIDASQPLTEQDQRVLGMVIEAGRALVVAFNKWDLVDEDRRYLLDREIDLQLAQVQWAPRVNISAKTGRAVQKLVPALETALQSWDSRISTGRLNTFFKEIVAATPPPVRGGKQPRILFATQATTRPPTFVLFTSGFLEAGYRRFLERRLRETFGFEGSPIRINVRVREKRGHRSR; from the coding sequence ATGACCGACGACGCCGACGGCACCTGGGTAGACGAAAGCGACTGGGAACTGGGCGCCGAACAGGTCGCCGACGCGGTCGAGGAGGCTTCCGCGCCGCCGCCGGTGGTGGCGGTGGTCGGGCGGCCCAACGTCGGGAAGTCCACGCTGGTCAACCGGATCCTCGGGCGCCGCGAAGCCGTGGTGCAGGACGTCCCCGGGGTGACCCGCGATCGGGTGTCCTATGACGCGTCCTGGTCGGGGCGCCGGTTCGTCGTCCAGGACACCGGCGGATGGGAACCCGACGCCAAGGGTTTGCAGCAACTGGTGGCCGAGCAGGCATCGGTGGCGATGCGCACCGCCGACGCGGTGATCTTCGTCGTCGACAACGTCACCGGCGCCACCACCGCCGACGAGGCCGCCGCCAAGATTCTGCAGCGCTCCGGCAAGCCGGTGTTCCTGGCCGCCAACAAGGTCGACAACGAGCGCGGCGAGGCCGACGCCGCGTCGCTGTGGTCGCTGGGGCTGGGCCAGCCGCACCCGATCAGTGCCATGCACGGCCGCGGGGTGGCCGACCTGCTCGACAACGTCCTCGAGGCGCTGCCCGCGGTCTCGGAGGTCGCCGGGGGATCGGGCGGTCCGCGTCGGGTGGCGCTGGTCGGCAAGCCCAACGTCGGCAAGTCCTCGCTGCTCAACCGGCTCTCCGGCGACGAACGGTCCGTGGTGCACGACGTCGCCGGCACCACTGTGGATCCCGTCGACTCGCTGATCGAGATGGAGGGCCGGCTGTGGCGCTTCGTCGACACCGCGGGTCTGCGCCGCAAGGTGGGCCAGGCCAGCGGGCACGAGTTCTACGCCTCGGTGCGCACCCACTCCGCGATCGACTCCGCCGAGGTGGCGATCGTGCTGATCGACGCGTCGCAGCCGCTGACCGAACAGGACCAGCGGGTGCTGGGCATGGTGATCGAAGCCGGCCGCGCACTGGTGGTGGCGTTCAACAAGTGGGACCTGGTCGACGAGGACCGCCGCTATCTGCTCGACCGCGAGATCGATCTGCAGTTGGCGCAGGTGCAGTGGGCGCCGCGGGTCAACATCTCGGCCAAGACCGGCCGAGCGGTGCAGAAGCTGGTGCCAGCGCTGGAGACGGCGCTGCAGTCGTGGGACAGCCGCATCTCGACCGGCCGGCTGAACACCTTCTTCAAGGAGATCGTCGCCGCGACACCGCCGCCCGTGCGCGGGGGCAAGCAGCCGCGGATCCTGTTCGCCACCCAGGCCACCACGCGGCCACCGACGTTCGTGTTGTTCACCAGCGGGTTCCTGGAGGCGGGGTATCGCCGCTTCCTGGAACGGCGGCTGCGGGAGACGTTCGGCTTCGAGGGCAGCCCCATCAGGATCAACGTCCGGGTGCGCGAGAAGCGCGGCCACCGTTCCCGGTGA
- the scpB gene encoding SMC-Scp complex subunit ScpB: MTDEPSGPADGPAAEGGETDFEPETPGAELADAELDSVLEALLLVVDTPVSIDALASATDQPCERVSERIHLMANALADRDSGIELREAGGGWRMYTRAQYAPYVERLLLDGARSKLTRAALETLAVVAYRQPVTRARVSAVRGVNVDAVMRTLVARGLITEAGTDPDSGAVTFATTELFLERLGLSSLTDLPDIAPLLPDVDVIDDLSESLDAEPRFMKLNGAAAAETPAAIDVDQD; encoded by the coding sequence ATGACCGACGAACCCTCAGGACCGGCCGACGGCCCCGCTGCCGAAGGCGGCGAAACAGACTTCGAGCCCGAAACACCCGGCGCCGAGCTCGCCGACGCCGAGCTGGACAGCGTGCTGGAGGCGCTGCTGCTGGTCGTCGACACGCCCGTGAGCATCGACGCGCTGGCCAGTGCGACCGACCAACCTTGCGAGCGGGTCAGCGAGCGGATCCACCTGATGGCCAACGCGCTGGCCGACCGCGACAGCGGCATCGAACTGCGCGAAGCCGGCGGCGGCTGGCGGATGTACACCCGCGCCCAGTACGCGCCCTATGTCGAGAGGCTGCTGCTCGACGGCGCGCGCTCGAAGCTGACCCGCGCGGCGTTGGAGACCCTGGCGGTGGTGGCCTACCGTCAACCGGTGACCCGGGCCCGTGTCAGCGCGGTGCGCGGCGTGAACGTCGACGCGGTGATGCGTACCCTGGTCGCGCGCGGTCTGATCACCGAAGCCGGTACGGACCCCGATTCGGGTGCGGTCACCTTCGCAACCACCGAGTTGTTCCTGGAACGGCTCGGATTGTCGTCACTGACCGACCTGCCCGACATCGCGCCGTTGCTGCCGGATGTGGACGTGATCGACGATCTCAGCGAAAGTCTGGACGCCGAACCGCGCTTCATGAAGCTCAACGGGGCAGCGGCGGCGGAGACCCCGGCCGCCATCGATGTGGATCAGGACTGA